A stretch of DNA from Saccharospirillum mangrovi:
GTATCCTCACCCACTTTACAGGTTTGGGGCAGGGTTGTGGCTGTATCGGCGGTATCCCTCAGACCACTAAACAGTGTGACGGTGTATGACGTGTCTGTCTCCATGTAACTGAGCTTGAGTGTGTTATCTGCGGTGTACTTGATAGTCTTGTCGTTCACCTTTGCGGTGATGATTGTTGGCGATACCAAACCCTGAATATCTATGGACAGCTTTGGCTTCTCGCTGCACGCGATGGTGACCGTCACGTTCGCTTGGATGCCGGTTGTCGTGTTGGTGCTGTTGTTACTCAAGGCACACGTCGTCATCGATTCAGGAAGGGGGGAGCCAATAGTTAGGGTATAGGGCGTACCCCGGAGCAGCGGGGTCTGGAAGGTGAATGCGTCATTTCCAGATACATCCAGAGTTTGCCCTTGCGCTGAACCGTCAGATAATTTCAGTTGGCCGGTGTCAGTACCCACCCAGCCGCTGATGTTGGCTGTGACGGTGTAGGTGGGTATGTCGGAGCATGTCACGGCAATACCCGACACATTCTCCGTCTCCACTGAGACTGTCTGAGTATCGGTTTTGCTGGTGTCGAACTCGCAGTGTTGAGTGCCCGGATTGCTGGCAATGGATAGCGTGTAATTTGCATTAACGGGCAGCTCATCAAAGGTGAAATCTGTATTCGGGTTGTCAGAGTTCACCTCTTCGCTGCCGTGCGGAGTGTTATTGCTATCTTTGATATTGACATCCATTAGACCCGTTAAACCACTAACGCTGCCGCTGATGGAGACGGTGAGGTCAGTGCAACTGATCTGAATACCGGTGACGCTTTCAGCGCCCAGGGTGCCGGGTTTCTCCTCTGAGTTGTTGTCAAACAAGCACTGCTGCGCAGTGGGTTGCTCGGTAATTTTCAGAATGTAAGAAGTATTGGCCGTTATACCTTGAAAGGTGAAACCTTGGCTGGGGCGGGTGCTTTTAATTTCGGCATTACGGAGCTCATTACCAGCGTTATCTGTGAGAGCTAATTTCAATGTCCCCGACAAATTCACCACGCCGCCGCTGATGGAGAAGGTGCGGTCAACACAGGTGATCTGAATGCCGGTGACATCTACGGTAGTCACGTCAACGATCCGCTCATTCTCATTGTTGTTATCGAATGAGCACAGTTGTGTAGTCGGTGCATTGGAAATTTTCAGAGTATGAGATGTATTCGCTGCCAGTTCTGAAAACGTGAAATCCAAGTCGCTCGGGGCGGTTACGGTTTGGCTGGTTTCACCAATGCTGACAGTCAGGCTACCTGATAAATCCACCACACTGCCGCTGATCGAAACTGGATCAGGAGTGACGACGACATCCGAACAAGTCACGTTTAAATCGGTGACGTTTTCAGCGCCCAAGGTGCCGGATTTCTGCTTCGAGTCGTTGTCAAAAAGGCATTGTTGGCCGGACGGTGGCGTAACAATGCTGAGGCTGTATTGCGTGTTTTCTTCCAGTTGGGTCTGGAATTCAAACGTACCGTCACCTGTGTGGGTGAGGCTTTCTTCGCTGTTATGGAGATTGAGCGTTAATTGGCCGGTCGATCCGGAAATGGTTCCGCCCAGGGTGAAGGTGTTGGTCTGCGGTGGTGCCGGTGGCGGCGATTTTTTCGGCGGGTCATCGGGGCTGCTACAGCCGGCCAGGACTAATGCTAAAGAAAACAACAGACTGGGGAGCCAGAAACGGCTCCCGATATTTGATTGAGGCATGAGCGGATCTCCAGGACTTCTTTTATTCGTGGTTGGATGTGCACGGTTAAGTTCGGAACGGCGCAATATCCCAATTGCCGACATAACCTGGAGAGACGATAAAGGGGTGCCGTTTGAAAAATCGTTTTGCTGATGGTGGTTTTTTTGGGCGAAACGTTTGAAAAAATGAGGTTTTAACGGCTAATTGGTTTGAATTGCCAAGGGCGTCACAAAACGTGACGTTGCGTCATGTACTGACTTCACGTTTTTGAATGTTGGCGAAGGAAAAACAGCGAAGGAAAAAGCAGCTAAAAAAGCAGCGAAGAGAGACGTTGGCGATGGGCAGGAAGTGTTGTGCCCCGGTATCAGTAAACACCGGGGCACGTTGCAATTAACTGTGGTGTTTCACCTGTTCGGGAATCAACCCTTTGGGCGCATAGCGCAGCACTAAAGAAATGATCAGACCAATCACAAACACCCGCGCTTGCAATGCGCGGCTGTCTAAATCGCTCGGCGCTTGCCAGCCGAACCAGGCATCACCCAGGTGGCGAACAATGTCGAGCAGCAGTAACGCCACGGGTTCAGACATGGTCCAGACCACATAAACGAACACGGCACCGAACAAGGTGCCCAGGTTGTTACCCGGGCCACCGAGAATCACCATCACCCAAATCAGGAAGGTGTGGTTCAACGGCAGGAAACCACTGGGGTCGAAGATGCCGTTAAAGGTGATCAACGCCGCACCGCCAATGCCCATCAACACCGAGCCGAGCACAAACACTTCCAGGCGACGTCCGTTGACGTCTTTACCCATGGCGGCCGACGACAGTTCGTTGTCGCGAATCGAGCGCATGGTGCGGCCCCAGGGCGCGTTGTAGGCACGGTGCAGCAGGAAGAACAAGCCGGCAATGATGACGGCCGTCAGCGACAAATACGCTGCACGCGCGCCAATAAAGCCGATGTCAGCCGGGCCGGGCACCGGCCACGGAATTGGCGATACCGTTAAGGTGCCGCGCGTCAGCCAGTCGGCATTTTTCAAAAAGGCTTTGATGATTTCGGCGATGCCGAGTGTGGCAATGGCTAAATAATCGGAACGCAAACCCAAACAGATGTGGCCGATAAAGTACGCCACCGCACCGGCGAGTGCGCCACCCACCAGCCAGCCGAGCCAGACTGGCAATCCCAAACCGCCAATAAAACCGGCTTGCGATTCAATGGCCGAAGCCACCGGGTCGAGTGAAACCTTGATCCACAAATAACCGAGCAGGCCGACGATGATGCCAAGCCAGGCGCCGAGTTTTTTCGGTGCGCCGAAACGCTTCAATTGCGTCAGTCCGACGACGACGGCGATCACCAACACGGCTTTCAGAATAACGCCGCCCAATTGGCCGGGCAGGTCGGTAGACCAGAAGTCGTCGTTGATGGGGAAGCCGAGCAGCACCGACATATAACCGCCGAGTGCGACAAAACCCATGATGCCGGCGTTGAACA
This window harbors:
- a CDS encoding branched-chain amino acid ABC transporter permease; protein product: MNQSEKTLYLFGGLALLFALVFAFMGAPFSIRLLAEAACYAILALGLTIQWGYAGLFNAGIMGFVALGGYMSVLLGFPINDDFWSTDLPGQLGGVILKAVLVIAVVVGLTQLKRFGAPKKLGAWLGIIVGLLGYLWIKVSLDPVASAIESQAGFIGGLGLPVWLGWLVGGALAGAVAYFIGHICLGLRSDYLAIATLGIAEIIKAFLKNADWLTRGTLTVSPIPWPVPGPADIGFIGARAAYLSLTAVIIAGLFFLLHRAYNAPWGRTMRSIRDNELSSAAMGKDVNGRRLEVFVLGSVLMGIGGAALITFNGIFDPSGFLPLNHTFLIWVMVILGGPGNNLGTLFGAVFVYVVWTMSEPVALLLLDIVRHLGDAWFGWQAPSDLDSRALQARVFVIGLIISLVLRYAPKGLIPEQVKHHS